Proteins encoded in a region of the Bubalus bubalis isolate 160015118507 breed Murrah chromosome 9, NDDB_SH_1, whole genome shotgun sequence genome:
- the LOC102405084 gene encoding enhancer of rudimentary homolog has protein sequence MALGREIQYWCVAAESASTAAGDFGALSHTILLVQPTKRPEGRTYADYESVNECMEGVCKMYEEHLKRMNPNSPSITYDISQLFDFIDDLADLSCLVYRADTQTYQPYNKDWIKEKIYVLLRRQAQQAGK, from the exons ATGGCTTTGGGGAGAG AAATACAGTATTGGTGTGTGGCCGCGGAGTCGGCATCGACTGCAGCGGGAGACTTTGGCGCGTTGTCTCACACCATCTTGCTGGTACAGCCTACCAAGAGGCCAGAAGGCAGAACTTACGCTGACTATGAATCTGTGAATGAGTGTATGGAAGGTGTTTGTAAAATGTATGAAGAACATCTGAAGAGAATGAATCCCAACAGCCCCTCTATCACATATGATATCAGCCAGTTGTTTGATTTTATTGATGACCTGGCAGACCTCAGCTGCCTTGTTTACCGAGCTGATACCCAGACATACCAGCCTTATAACAAAGATTGGATTAAAGAGAAGATCTATGTGCTCCTTCGTCGACAGGCCCAACAGGCTGGGAAATAG